A stretch of DNA from Papaver somniferum cultivar HN1 unplaced genomic scaffold, ASM357369v1 unplaced-scaffold_79, whole genome shotgun sequence:
GGTGGTTTTCTATGGCAGGATGAGGCAAGGCGATGCCTTCAGGTAGGACTATGTTAGCCACACAGCTAAAATACTCATCTAATTTGCCTTCACAGCATTGTAAAATAGGCAATAGCCTCCTTTCTCCCCTTCTGTTATTTAAAAGCTCTCAAGAAAGTTGCAAGCTGTAATACTTGCCACTTTACCAGGTGATGCACAGTATTGGTGTCTGTAAATGGTCTCCTATACTAGTACTAAATACTGATTGATATTTTCTACAGAAAGTTTTCGCAAATCGAATCGAAACACAGTAAAAAGATAAAGAGTGTAAGCAGTGCAAACAACAAAATAAGTACTACCAAAACAGTAGAGCCTTGCTACTGGCAAAAATCACTGAATCGCAATGCAGACCCATTCAGAAGAAGAAATAATCATTTGCTCAGGCAAACTTGACAATCTAATGTAATACGCATCCAACAGTGACAATATTTCTCCATTTGGATTCTTTATTTCAAGAATCAATACAATCGAATAAAGCATTACAACAAACACACTGACATCTGTAGCAATATAAATCAATTATCCTTTTTTGTATAGATTACTCAGCACTCACTGCTGCAAGCCTGCAACTGGAGCTTGAAAGACATCCCAGTAAAAATCTCATACATATGAAAGCAATTTAAAGTAAATTGTGATATATACTGAGAGAGACAGAACGCCAAAGACATGCTGCCAGAATAGGAGCGCTGAAGCTTCACGAACTGCATAACCTCTCAGACTGGCAATTGCCCCTAACAAGATGGCAGTAGGTGTAGTGTATTGCAACAAAAGAACAAATCTGTACATCTGATCACCGTCGACCAAAATGTTCATTTTATCAGCCAAAGCAATTATCCCAATCCCCAACACAGGAAGCACTACGAGCCTTGCTACGCTAACACCAACAATAGTTTTAATCCCAAGTTTAGAATCATTTGGACCTTCAGAAAGCATTCCACCGAGAATAAGCATCACCGAAGGAACCATAGCTCCTGCCAAGATTTCTAAACTATCTGTGATGAAAGCAAGTGGAGCATCGTCCCCAAACACAGACGCCTTGAGAGCTGGCACCAACCCAATAATAATAGCAAGAAAAGAAGCTATTGTTGGGGGTTGAAGGATGTGACGCACTGGGGTTTGTTCAGCAACAATTCGAATCCTGCGAACCATCTTCGGCTCTGCCAAACACCTGACAGACTTGGGACTGCTGGCGCCACTCGCCACCGGTGCATCAACATCACTGTCAGACAAACTTTGATGGGAGATATTTGAAAGGCTGTTAAAGACCGTAGCAATGAAAGGTCTCTTGGAGTTTTCAGTTTCCTTGTCCTCCATACCAGGCCACTCAGCTTCAACAAGAAGAGGCCTACTCATATCATGAACCGGAGTTATTTCCTCATCTCGTATCCCCTCATCAACAATATCATAGTACTCTATGGGAGGTTCCATCATATGATAAACCAAAGTATAAACCAAAATCACAGCAACCCATTGAGATACCGACACATAAGCAATACCATTGGTATGACAATCAGGACCAAACGGATTATCCTTACTATGACAAACAGACCCAATGATTGCAATTGGAAGATTCCCGGTGTTCCCAAACGCAGTCATCACAACAGTAAACCTAAAAAACTCAGGCGGTGGTTTACATATGATTGCAACCAAATAACCCAATGCACAACCAACCAGTGTACTGATCAGAACATTCACTGGTACAAACCACCAACTACGAAGGCCTTCAAGAGTTATGGACTTACCAAGCTGTGTAAATATCAGGCAAGGCAGAAACAATGCAAAAACAAGCTTGCTGAGAAGTTTGAATGTTGCTCTTGGAACCATTTTGACAGATGGGTGTGCAAGAATTAAGCCAATCATGGTAAGGGAGATGAGTTTCAGCAATGGCACTACCGTTGACAGCAGGTTTACACCTTGAGACATGTTGAAATTCATTGCCACAAACCCCGACGACATCGTTTGATTTATCTTAAAAAATTCTGCAATAAATTTAACAACACCACTGTTATGATGGATTATAGGTACTAAAATTTGGGCACAACCATAAGAAACTAAGTGAAATTGATAAGTTGGACGAATTCAAAGACGATTTTCAACTCAAATTTATAGATTCTGTGTAGAATTGAGTTAATAAAAGCAGCAATCAGAATCTCAGAAAGCAAAAGATACAGTGAAAATCTAACAGAATTGAAATTAAAAGCAGAGAAATTCGGCGGAAATTGTAGAATTGATCTAATAATTAAGAGTTTAGCGATTGGTGATGAAAACTTACCCCAGTGAACGTCGAATCTGCTAATTCGATTCAAGAAGAAGAAACCCTTTTCATAGATTGTTGTGATTCCTTCGATTCTGGGGTTTGAAGATCTCTAGGGTTTTTGATTTTGGCGAATTTGGGAATTGGGAGTGAATGATAGAGGGAGTAGAAATAGCAAGAGAATGAATGATTGATGATGGTGGAGCCGTGGGGCCAGACAATTAAGAGTTGTGATGTATTTCTAACCGTACACCGCGTGATAGATAATCATAATCCTATTGTTTTGTTTAATGCCTAATGTACCCTTAATTGAATTAACATTAGCTACCATATTTAACCAACCTACTTTTAATTAGCAAGGGATCATGATTAATCAAATTGTTAAGCTTTGGAAAATCAAAACTTTTTAATCAACTCGCAATAGTAATTTAAGTTGATTCAAAATGGAAAAAGATCCGAAAAAAAATCTGGTTGTTTTGACAATTATGTCTAAAATATTTTGTCGACCCAGCCGTTAGATGTTTGAACGATCGGGAAAAGTTGTGCTTCTAAGCCTTGAACCATAGTTACGGTTGTCTATATAAGAACTGCTGGTTGTAAAAATCATGTTGCGGCTGCTAACCAAATGTGAAGGACAAAAACGGCTGATTTTAACATCCTATTCTTGAATATGGTTATgatgaatcctattattgggatGCATCCGGCTAGGATAATGTACCATTAATTGAATTTGTGTTAATTAAGATATTTAATCAACCTAATTTGAAGTAGCAATGGATTAGGATTAATCAATTAttaattttttgaaaatcaaaactttaatttccttaattttcttcttgatttagaaaaggaaaaataggatTTTTGACCAGGTTTTTCGAATAAACTTTGAAGCAGATGACGAATTCATAAAAATAATCAGGAAACCTTTAAACCAAGCAGCAATAGTAGTTTAAATTGATTCAGATCCGTCAAAAATtggaaaaattatttggattttttaGCATTGAGATATTTTGTTGATTCCAACCGTAAGACGTTTAAACGGCCGGAAAAAGACGGCATTCTAAACCTTGAACCGTAGTTACGGTTGTCTATATAACAACTCCTAGTTGTAAAACCATGTCATAGTTGCTAACCGTCCGTGGAGGACAAAAACAACTTAGAAGACCAACCATTTATGAGATTATTACACTCAACTGATCCATTTATTGCGGATTGCTAACTTGAACCAGTATGATTGAGTTTCTAACGACTAGTTTTTCTAAAAAGTTAGTCCTCAGGCCATTATACTCTATGAAAGAATACCCTTTTGTCGTCTCTTCCTCACCTATTTCCTAGTTTTAATTTATTAAATTCATTTTTATCTATTTGTTATCcgaaaatagaagaaaaatcaCCATGGCGACTCCTTACCCGTATTCTAAAAATTCCactatattgaaaaagcgggggtctaacaaccacacccaatattttgttcggtaatttgaatagacaaactccaatatactttcaagagaatcaactagacaattacaCTCAATCTAgtaaaaaaaagtatatcaaagagtgatatctctatctctcaattcaatccgcaatcaaacaaataggaatttgcgaggaAATTTTTGAGgtgaggaatttttttttgtctccAAATAATTGTTTTAGGTGAGGAAATTTTTTTTCATTGTTTATGCATGACATTTCTTTTGATAACTGACACAAGTTTAAAAATTACATGAAAATCTTCTCAATTTTGTTGTCATATGCATGAAAACATCTTTATTGTTTTCAATGTTAAGATTTTTTTCATTATTTATCACGTTTGAAAGACTATAAAGAAATTGTGTTCAACGCATTaaagaggagaagaaaaataaaaaacctctgatgatgtttttagagaaaaagaaaaacctaaaagagcttctttttgtttttgttttgaaagaGAAACAACTCAACTTTAATTCCTCATGTTTTTAGTAGAAAAAGAGGAGTAGAACATGAACTTAACTCTTCTATTATTTTCtaaaagagagaaagagaaaaaaaaaataataaatctattttttttttgttttatgaaaaaccTAAGTTTACTTCATGTTTTGAGAGAGAAACAACTCAAAAATTAATTCCTTTAATTTTGATAGAAAAAAAGAGTAGGAGTGAAAAAGAGAAAACAAGTGTTCATCTTTCATTTTTCTCCATGAATTTTTTGTATGTGTGTGAAACAAGATGGTTTCAATGAGTTGTTTTTCACTGCCAATTTCTTAGGGCGTTCTCTTGTATGCTACAAGAAGGAACTCTAACGATAATTTTATCCTGGAGGCAACTCGTCAATGAAGCTATATCATCTCTCTGTTTAGAGGAGTAGCAGACGATAATGTCTTTAGGACATCGTATCATATACACATTTCTATTAATTTTTGCTCTGGATGCTACTCGACATGATGCATACACCAAGTTGCTGCAAATAAAGATAAGTATCACTTATGCttattcaatttattttcattattgttTTTACTAACCCAACAATTTTATGGTCATGTATATTTATGTAAGTAGAAAATAAGGGCATTTCTGAACTTTTTATGAATCTTTTCTTGCAGGATTACCGTCAGATGAGAGCATTTGCAACTCAAAAGTGGTAATTTTTGAGTATTTCTGAACTCTATATCAATATGTTCAGTAGAATCCTGTTAAATTCTGCgtacatccaactcaaaaccaattggtaatgagtggagcgacccttccatattatatttaagtttatTATGCGGAAACTTCTGATCTTCACTccctccctcacgtgtaaggTCAGTCATTCagcctaacacgtggacctacgcacGTGTGGGTCATGGATGTGCAGGTGACATTCGGTCACGATCCACCCCACGTACAGGTCATACGAGTGACCAGTCATTCGATCACGGGTGCTCATGTGACCAGTCATTCGGTCACGGTGACCACTAATTCGGCCTACACCCCACGTAcgagcctactctgataccatgttaaagtctgcgggcatccaactcaaaaccaattggcaatgagtggagcggtCCTCCATATTCTATTTAAGTTCAATATGCGGAAACTAGTGATGTGGAACTATTGTCCTCTCACAAATCCCCAACAGGAAGCTGCACTCCGGGCAAAAGTTAAAGAGGCATTGACAGCAGCAGTGAATCCGGCGGTAAGTTCAGTAGACCTGGTTCTTATGTTAAAAGCTTATGCCTAAACTTTAAAAGCATATATTCTGATAGGTAGAAGCAATATGATTATAGCTTAAGTTTTGTTTCATACAGATGGAGGAGAATGACGCCATTGTGGAGATAATGGCACAGGTGacattttcttgtttttcttcccgtcaaaaatttcttgttttccaaaagAATGATGGACAAAGCTACTGCCAACGAAGAGAGAAACAAAAATGGATCACGCCACGCTCTTGTAACATTTATGTGGTTGTGAGCCGGCTGTAAATTGATCAGCCATCGTAGTTAATTACTGTTGGATATAAAGGACCTTTGCTGGTATGTAGAGGTAGGAACACCTAGAGAGGCTGTGGCTTAAGATGGAATTCTTTTACGATGATATATATACACGGATCCCATTTATTCTCTTGTATGTAATTTCTTCTTGTTGctaatggtttaggatttgaACCACGCGTTTGGGGGCCTCTAGGCATATATTCCTGTTAGGGTATGAGGGCTTAATTGAGCATGGTGAAAGGAATGACTGACAGCATCTATAGCCATATCTTGTCAACAAATTCGTCTGTCTGACACAATAGAAACTGTTTTACAAGACAGGACACATCAATTCAACTTAGCCATGTTTGTTTGGTTTTTGCGAAAGCAAACTCATAGCTGTGCATCAACTCATTGCAGTGGTCTTTCGAAGTGGGAAACACCTCCCAACTTGATGTTCCTGAAAATGCTACTCTGTCTAAGGGTGATCCTTCTGGTGTTAAAATTCCACCAGTaagtagttttctttttcttctttgccaGAAAAGGTTTATATTGTAttgaaagagaaaagaaagaaaaaacaaacgcACTAGACTAGTGCAATAAATAGAAAGGCAAACGGCACGCAGACCTAACCCCAACCGATCTAAACTTAACTCTAACAAAGGACATCCCTGTCATAAATATCACTAACATATTCGTTACCACCATTCGAATCTTCACTGTCATTACTGACACATTACTTGGGTGATTTTCAGTTCCCTTTGCTAGCACATTTTCTGATATTATCGCAGTTGGAACTCATTTTAGGTTCTTCTTCAAGCATGGAGAATGAATTCATATTACAAATATAAAATTGATTAGACACAGCCTCCTTTCTTGTGGTGATGCTGCGCGTCGCCCAAGTCTTGTCAGCTACAATCCTTTCAACTTAATTCGTGATAAGTTCTCGGGAATCAATTGGAAGAGTGATGGCCGTGGTACTCATCCCGTTGAAGCTTCTGTTGATGGTACTGGTGCTGGTAGTGGTGATGCTGCGGGTTACATA
This window harbors:
- the LOC113344680 gene encoding protein PIN-LIKES 2-like; the protein is MSSGFVAMNFNMSQGVNLLSTVVPLLKLISLTMIGLILAHPSVKMVPRATFKLLSKLVFALFLPCLIFTQLGKSITLEGLRSWWFVPVNVLISTLVGCALGYLVAIICKPPPEFFRFTVVMTAFGNTGNLPIAIIGSVCHSKDNPFGPDCHTNGIAYVSVSQWVAVILVYTLVYHMMEPPIEYYDIVDEGIRDEEITPVHDMSRPLLVEAEWPGMEDKETENSKRPFIATVFNSLSNISHQSLSDSDVDAPVASGASSPKSVRCLAEPKMVRRIRIVAEQTPVRHILQPPTIASFLAIIIGLVPALKASVFGDDAPLAFITDSLEILAGAMVPSVMLILGGMLSEGPNDSKLGIKTIVGVSVARLVVLPVLGIGIIALADKMNILVDGDQMYRFVLLLQYTTPTAILLGAIASLRGYAVREASALLFWQHVFGVLSLSVYITIYFKLLSYV